The following are encoded in a window of Alosa sapidissima isolate fAloSap1 chromosome 10, fAloSap1.pri, whole genome shotgun sequence genomic DNA:
- the LOC121720114 gene encoding histone-lysine N-methyltransferase ASH1L-like isoform X5, with amino-acid sequence MKGWSLTCPSLPLVDTAQELPKEVDQREQEMSGETEGEDATPEAATGGSRAEGGQEFSVKEADYSEGCVKLKIGLGTKRTKKPPKILENYVCRPHIRTSLRPGRGSGSGSQGGRGGARNEVTGANKSQSPMRSKDRKDAMISDPNSSLASTALSCLPSPTNIADTSTTTAEAPVSLPAKRAPPKLAHKAGMKDHFLEGPPKLNQNGNKLSGAGKTGESPPSSSLSPTPAASPPSPTKQHSTVQEGAKVTNGDTPRDDKATISSQGSSSVGEKLNKRNATSNISRLKHQKARACKLHHLTDSHVSSVGNSAASSTPLLSCSNPALSDASVAPASPTDMDNDQGKLLPSSQGKTGAAEKDKAEGTNNSISLSVSNTGTSSTMTAANSNKSSGGKPHSHALSPMTTINSDQSNGQVPAGERDTASSLTSPTSGCIANLSEGSPGSVVQWKDNNIGVDNPKDLSVNKPTVASEQMKVDSAGSRGALSAQGRRSALQQDCVPPAASSKCPSPEQDSRPLKKRKGRCPRWTRAVHQAQTPEKSASLVSNSSSPQQVAKPVPPRRPVGRPPKCSQFPVAQPKKRGRPRLNLSKSSAPTAAPAGPHKHSASLASAAEAERGKTATSSERSVTPPISLKRKRGRPKLLSPTPSSEPQPLKYPSNGDTLRDSQEACEGNGQSCSKGSGQLMMKSIIGKINKMRTKRRKWVLNQLLSGQGEGERGESANRKKPGRKCDSDPSPAASIPSLAASFGGKLGPQINVSKKGTIYIGKRRGRKPKVPNGDSKLGFSQDYSPSLSSFSSSSQSAETSGLFSNPSSKNQSAIALNQSKALFSHTPSSTCATLFQNTSSFLAPSQKKSSSYREQHQLRHDRKMSLSSSPLSASSLNEFKDATVSPLSETLPSDSSIGTDNSMSDWVERAAAGGRDVGGVTLGRGASSLASDARCPRWTFGVTPHRGRENSVTIATGPARYPWTQPSRSPPAPAGDQREKHKHKSKGRVHRCSSYKLKGQKHRCKRKYLQLKSSRQDPDFMLEVEKLIVRLSNIHLVHQRSVPDATLDGEGGGASGGGGMGPGRHSHPHHCMPQNLLPTIFQINFSGYYSPHLACPYDSLHYVRKPDLKKKHSAHPAQFREVSPSDVSLLQGLGFPLSQTGYYRTPHRIPYASPVGLGYYKRYPSSEGLYTQSEHSPSFSSQASYTHPHHTYPVFVHPSKLHKKKHKLMRQDCGGEGVRSPVMYPGFSSSESTYFWPGECKRKHRHRHVEERGGECDVAGGTDKTETRNPDFKEAMGSQWRHRYGSSVNRGFVPPSPAPDSSFSSPSVSKSCVFKEASLNWMGSSKTFQTASGGRGGFLHNKPWLKGGLLPNPSAEQAEGKTGDSSLDSESEEDPELSSSSSARTGSVPGLSRPQHVNLFTNAFSQGAAARFGSLSVSSGSTEGISGLSRTSRRDRPTPSKSKETGREASPDSDLAEVLENGVHLQHGVHQRRPSLVHRHAHGYSSFTGQPSPPASAASAGLRGTKLSSYRQVGQNAGFPGPLSEPTHCPSSYGSRVRAGPECGARSSRTSLDHLNKILRAKKMQRQAVTGNNVVKKRGPGRPRKYPLPCPLPPPPTTTQDSHPQYAARGGGGVWEEVGPGPVKRGKKTRCYKRGGAEDREEEERHEQDRRVRGGGGGGGRKAEFPLAEHLSSKSLEGGKFKSQTFIGSVPSDQAPPTQSVSQWGYGIPQPPKKKYERAGLYSDVYKTDDPETQLRQLQWDTLEYIPGEHDYGLLPAPIHVGKYLRLKRIDFQLPYDIQWLWKHNQLHRKPDPPAYRKITSNVFVDVKPISEHMATQCTCTPPENSTAKGCVDGDCLNRRMCVECAPGVCQCGEQCANQALQRRQGVRGLERCRAEGIGWALRTSQPLRPGQFITEYLGEVVSQQEFRRRMTARRYGLSPQYSLTLTGGTVIDSHRMGSEARFIQHSSKPNCEVQKWSVNGIYRLGVFALRHINSGEELTVNYNTDQAEGQVCKYHLDENESPRADLGQPAVPSTQREEREDTQLQRPADKDTHTSRKQESSIGSSRCSPGLRMKTLPSKDREFVLTHGIFLVRNYEVVRMKQELLWREDECDRKRQRDRTKDKNSWPKDCHNASSCVQTGSQKQEAEVSETENLTHICKEICDIMTRYKDSAGHILAAPLLNLRARKSRRLRGGECESEPLDLSTMKRQIVSGQYRSLDAFDKDMLRVFISAEKYYGKKSAVGRDVCRLRRAYHSIRRNAAIQLSDAETGAASNTTTAGTHDCDPNVRSCHHNDQRDSEDEAMVQCEQGTAADSGAGQAEMRAGCGPDPSQTRLPPGRSVKSAEADLCERH; translated from the exons GCTCCTCCAAAATTGGCACACAAGGCAGGGATGAAGGACCATTTCTTGGAGGGCCCCCCAAAGCTAAATCAAAATGGAAATAAGTTATCTGGTGCTGGCAAGACAGGAGAGTCCCCTCCCTCCAGTTCCCTGTCGCCCACCCCTGCTGCCTCCCCGCCTTCCCCTACCAAGCAGCACTCCACTGTGCAGGAGGGCGCCAAGGTCACCAATGGGGACACTCCGAGAGACGATAAGGCCACCATCTCCAGCCAGGGAAGCTCATCAGTGGGCGAGAAGCTCAACAAGCGCAATGCCACCTCGAACATCAGCCGCTTAAAACACCAGAAAGCCAGGGCCTGCAAACTGCACCATCTCACAGATTCCCACGTCTCCTCTGTGGGAAACAGCGCAGCCAGTTCTACCCCACTCCTCTCATGCTCCAACCCTGCTCTCTCAGATGCAAGCGTTGCTCCTGCTTCCCCCACAGACATGGATAATGACCAGGGTAAGCTCTTGCCTTCTTCCCAGGGGAAGACTGGAGCTGCAGAGAAAGACAAGGCGGAGGGCACAAACAATAGCATCTCTCTGTCAGTGAGTAACACAGGCACTTCATCAACCATGACGGCAGCAAACAGCAATAAGAGCTCTGGTGGTAAACCACATTCCCATGCGCTGTCCCCGATGACCACCATAAATTCAGACCAAAGCAATGGACAAGTGCCTGCGGGGGAAAGGGATACTGCCTCCTCCCTGACCAGCCCAACCAGTGGATGTATCGCCAATCTGTCTGAAGGAAGCCCTGGATCTGTAGTGCAGTGGAAGGATAATAATATAGGTGTAGATAATCCAAAAGACTTGAGTGTGAATAAGCCAACAGTTGCCTCTGAACAAATGAAAGTAGACAGTGCTGGCAGCAGGGGAGCCTTGAGTGCCCAGGGCAGGAGGAGTGCCCTGCAGCAGGACTGTGTTCCGCCGGCCGCCTCCTCTAAATGCCCCTCGCCCGAGCAGGACAGCAGGCCTCTGAAGAAGCGCAAAGGGCGCTGCCCCCGCTGGACACGGGCGGTGCATCAGGCCCAGACTCCGGAGAAGAGTGCCAGCTTGGTATCCAACAGCTCTTCCCCCCAGCAGGTAGCCAAACCGGTACCGCCCCGCCGGCCAGTTGGCAGACCACCCAAGTGCAGTCAGTTTCCTGTCGCCCAGCCAAAGAAGAGGGGGCGACCGAGGCTGAACTTGAGCAAATCAAGCGCACCCACCGCGGCACCTGCAGGCCCTCACAAACACAGCGCTTCCCTGGCCAGCGCCGCGGAGGCTGAGAGGGGCAAGACGGCAACGTCCTCCGAGAGGAGCGTGACCCCTCCGATCAGCCTGAAGAGGAAACGGGGTCGTCCAAAGCTTTTATCTCCAACCCCCAGCTCGGAGCCACAGCCTCTCAAGTATCCATCAAATGGAGACACACTCAGAGATTCCCAAGAGGCCTGCGAAGGAAATGGACAATCCTGTTCAAAGGGCAGTGGGCAGCTAATGATGAAATCTATTATTGGTAAGATCAACAAAATGAGGACAAAGAGAcggaaatgggtcttaaatcaGCTGTTATCAGGACAGGGAGAAGGCGAGAGAGGGGAGTCGGCCAACAGAAAGAAGCCAGGAAGAAAGTGTGACTCAGACCCATCTCCAGCGGCCTCCATACCCTCTCTGGCAGCCTCCTTTGGTGGAAAACTGGGTCCACAAATCAATGTCAGCAAGAAAGGGACAATCTACATAGGCAAGCGAAGAGGACGCAAGCCAAAAGTGCCAAACGGGGATTCCAAACTCGGCTTCTCTCAAGATTACTCCCCGTCGCTGAGTAGCTTCAGCTCCAGCTCGCAGTCGGCCGAAACAAGCGGTCTCTTCAGCAACCCCTCTTCCAAAAACCAAAGTGCCATTGCCCTGAACCAATCAAAAGCCCTGTTTTCCCACACACCATCTTCCACATGTGCTACGCTTTTCCAAAACACTTCCTCTTTCTTGGCCCCCTCTCAGAAGAAGTCATCCTCTTACAGGGAGCAGCACCAGCTACGGCACGACCGCAAAATGTCCCTGTCCTCTTCCCCCCTGTCTGCATCGTCACTGAATGAGTTCAAAGACGCCACTGTCTCCCCCCTGAGTGAGACGTTGCCGAGCGACAGCAGCATTGGGACGGACAACAGCATGTCAGACTGGGTGGAGAGGGCGGCGGCAGGTGGCAGGGACGTCGGAGGGGTGACCTTGGGAAGAGGCGCGTCGAGTCTCGCCTCAGACGCCCGGTGCCCTAGGTGGACGTTTGGGGTCACCCCTCACAGGGGTCGTGAGAACTCTGTCACCATAGCAACGGGACCAGCCCGTTACCCCTGGACCCAGCCGTCGAGGTCCCCTCCTGCCCCCGCAGGGGACCAGAGGGAGAAGCACAAACACAAGAGTAAGGGAAGAGTCCACAGGTGCTCCAGCTACAAGCTCAAGGGCCAGAAACACAGGTGCAAGAGGAAGTACCTGCAGCTGAAAAGCAGCCGGCAAGACCCAGACTTCATGCTGGAGGTGGAGAAGCTCATTGTGCGGCTTAGCAACATTCACTTGGTCCATCAGCGGAGCGTGCCCGATGCCACGCTGGACGGGGAGGGAGGTGGTGCCAGCGGGGGAGGCGGCATGGGACCCGGCAGGcactcccacccccaccactgTATGCCCCAGAACCTGCTGCCCACCATCTTCCAAATCAACTTCAGCGGGTACTACTCACCCCACCTGGCCTGCCCATATGACTCTCTGCACTACGTCAGGAAGCCAGACCTGAAGAAGAAGCACTCCGCGCACCCTGCCCAGTTCCGAGAGGTGTCTCCGTCCGATGTCTCGCTTTTACAGGGTCTTGGGTTCCCTCTCTCCCAAACCGGGTACTACCGCACCCCTCACCGAATCCCATATGCCTCCCCAGTGGGGTTAGGCTACTATAAACGCTACCCCTCCAGTGAAGGCCTTTACACACAGTCAGAGCATtcgccctccttctcctctcaggcctcatacacacaccctcaccacaCCTACCCGGTCTTCGTGCATCCATCAAAGCTGCACAAAAAGAAGCATAAGCTGATGAGGCAGGACTGTGGTGGGGAGGGTGTGCGTTCGCCTGTGATGTATCCAGGGTTCTCCTCCTCGGAGTCTACCTACTTCTGGCCCGGAGAGTGCAAGCGtaaacacaggcacaggcacgtggaggaaagagggggagagtgcGACGTTGCTGGTGGCACGGACAAAACGGAAACGAGAAATCCGGATTTTAAAGAGGCGATGGGGTCTCAGTGGCGACACAGGTACGGCTCCTCGGTCAACCGCGGCTTCGTCCCTCCGTCCCCCGCCCCtgactcctccttctcctctccctccgtaAGCAAGAGCTGTGTGTTTAAGGAAGCCAGTCTGAACTGGATGGGATCCTCCAAGACATTCCAGACTGCCAGCGGAGGCAGAGGAGGCTTCCTCCACAACAAGCCCTGGCTGAAAGGCGGGCTGCTCCCGAACCCCAGTGCAGAGCAGGCGGAGGGCAAAACGGGAGACTCCTCTCTCGACTCGGAGAGCGAGGAAGACCCCGAGttgtcgtcgtcgtcgtcaGCGAGGACCGGCTCCGTGCCAGGCCTCTCCCGACCTCAGCACGTTAACCTGTTCACGAACGCCTTCAGCCAGGGGGCGGCCGCCAGGTTTGGCAGCTTGTCGGTGAGCAGCGGCAGCACAGAAGGGATCTCGGGGCTAAGCCGGACGAGCAGACGAGATCGGCCCACTCCATCTAAAAGCAAGGAGACAG GGAGAGAAGCAAGCCCAGATTCTGACTTGGCTGAAGTTTTAGAAAACGGGGTTCACCTGCAGCATGGTGTCCATCAGCGGAGGCCTTCTCTTGTCCACAGGCACGCCCATGGATACTCCTCCTTCACTGGGCAGCCCTCGCCTCCTGCTTCCGCTGCCTCTGCAGGTCTCAGAGGGACAAAGCTGTCCAGCTACAGGCAGGTGGGGCAGAACGCTGGCTTCCCAGGACCCCTGTCTGAGCCGACCCACTGTCCTTCCTCCTACGGGTCAAGGGTCCGGGCTGGTCCAGAGTGCGGCGCCAGGTCCAGTAGGACCAGCCTGGACCACCTTAACAAGATTCTGCGCGCCAAGAAGATGCAGAGGCAGGCGGTGACGGGCAACAATGTGGTGAAGAAGAGAGGTCCGGGGCGGCCCAGGAAGTACCCTCTGCCCTGCCCACTGCCCCCTCCGCCCACCACCACACAGGACTCGCACCCTCAATACGccgcaagaggaggaggaggtgtttgGGAGGAGGTGGGTCCGGGCCCAGTCAAGCGAGGGAAGAAGACGAGGTGCTACAAGCGAGGAGGAGcggaggacagagaggaggaagagcgtCATGAGCAGGACAGACGagtgcgaggaggaggaggaggaggagggaggaaggctGAGTTCCCCCTGGCGGAGCACCTCTCCAGCAAGAG TTTAGAGGGTGGAAAGTTCAAAAGTCAAACTTTCATTGGTTCAGTCCCATCTGATCAAGCCCCACCCACACAGTCTGTCAGCCAATGGGGTTATGGAATTCCCCAGCCACCAAAGAAGAAGTATGAGAGGGCGGGTCTATACTCTGATGTGTACAAGACTGACGA CCCGGAGACCCAGCTACGGCAGCTGCAATGGGACACTCTGGAGTACATCCCCGGCGAGCACGACTACGGCCTGCTGCCCGCCCCCATACACGTGG gAAAGTACCTGAGGCTCAAGCGCATAGACTTCCAGCTCCCCTACGACATCCAGTGGCTCTGGAAACACAATCAG CTTCACAGGAAACCTGATCCCCCAGCATACAGGAAAATCACCTCAA ACGTGTTTGTGGATGTCAAGCCCATCTCCGAACACATGGCCACTCAGTGTACCTGTACGCCTCCAGAAAACAGTACTGCCAAAGGGTGTGTGGATGGTGACTGCCTCAACAG GCggatgtgtgttgagtgtgcccCAGGCGTGTGCCAGTGCGGCGAGCAGTGTGCCAACCAGGCCCTCCAGAGGCGCCAAGGCGTACGTGGGCTGGAGCGCTGCCGGGCGGAGGGCATAGGATGGGCACTCCGCACCTCCCAGCCCCTCAGGCCTGGCCAGTTCATCACCGAGTACCTGGGAGAGGTGGTCAGCCAGCAGGAattcag GAGGCGGATGACTGCCCGTCGCTATGGCCTCAGTCCCCAGTACAGTCTAACTCTGACCGGTGGCACGGTCATCGACAGCCATCGGATGGGCAGCGAGGCTCGTTTCATCCAGCACAGCTCTAAACCCAACTGTGAGGTGCAGAAGTG GTCGGTGAATGGCATCTATCGGCTTGGTGTGTTTGCCCTAAGACACATCAACAGTGGAGAGGAACTCACGGTCAACTACAACACAGACCAGGCAGAGGGCCAA GTGTGTAAGTACCACCTTGATGAGAACGAGAGTCCCAGAGCTGACCTGGGGCAGCCTGCAGTCCCCAGcacccagagagaagagagagaggacacacagCTACAGAGACCagcagacaaagacacacacacaagcagaaagCAG gaaTCATCTATAGGGAGCTCCAGGTGTTCTCCCGGTCTGAGAATGAAGACTTTACCCAGCAAGGACAG ggAGTTTGTGCTGACGCACGGCATCTTCCTGGTCCGGAACTATGAGGTGGTGCGGATGAAGCAGGAGCTGCTGTGGAGAGAGGACGAGTGTGACCggaagagacagagggacagaaCAAAGGACAAAAACAGCTGGCCCAAGGACTGCCACAACGCCAGCTCCTGTGTCCAAACAg gctcCCAGAAGCAAGAGGCGGAGGTCAGCGAGACTGAAAACCTCACACACATTTGTAAGGAGATCTGTGACATCATGACCAGATACAAAG aCTCAGCTGGTCATATCCTTGCTGCTCCTCTACTTAATCTCCGTGCAAGgaaaag CAGGAGGCTGCGGGGCGGCGAGTGCGAGTCGGAGCCTCTGGACCTGAGCACCATGAAGAGGCAGATAGTCTCGGGTCAGTACCGGAGCCTGGATGCGTTTGACAAGGACATGCTCAGAGTGTTCATCAGCGCCGAG AAATACTATGGCAAGAAATCAGCGGTGGGTCGTGATGTGTGCCGATTGCGCCGGGCGTACCACAGCATTCGCCGCAACGCTGCCATCCAGCTCAGCGATGCGGAGACAGGTGCCGCCAGCAACACGACAACCGCCGGCACCCACGACTGTGACCCCAACGTACGCAGCTGTCACCATAATGACCAGCGGGACAGTGAGGACGAGGCCATGGTTCAGTGTGAGCAGGGCACG GCAGCCGACTCTGGAGCAGGTCAGGCTGAGATGCGGGCTGGATGTGGGCCAGATCCGTCCCAGACTCGGCTGCCACCTGGCCGGTCAGTTAAAAGTGCTGAAGCCGACCTGTGTGAACGCCACTAA